A part of Meleagris gallopavo isolate NT-WF06-2002-E0010 breed Aviagen turkey brand Nicholas breeding stock chromosome 28, Turkey_5.1, whole genome shotgun sequence genomic DNA contains:
- the LOC100549255 gene encoding plasma membrane calcium-transporting ATPase 4 isoform X2, translating into MTNNVADHHPGNSVAEGNHEGDFGCSVVELRNLMELRSAEAVTRINDSYGGVQTVCKRLKTSPVEGLSGNPTDLEKRRQVFGQNFIPPKKAKTFLQLVWEALQDVTLIILEIAAIISLGLSFYHPPGGDNELCGQSSGGVEDEGEAQAGWIEGAAILFSVIIVVLVTAFNDWSKEKQFRGLQSRIEQEQKFTVIRKGQVIQIPVAEIVVGDIAQIKYGDLLPADGILIQGNDLKIDESSLTGESDQVKKSLDKDPMLLSGTHVMEGSGRMVVTAVGINSQTGIIFTLLGAGEGDEEKKVKKAKTQDGVALEIQPLKSQEGVENEEKEKKKVKVPKKEKSVLQGKLTRLAVQIGKAGLIMSAITVIILVLYFVIDTFGVQRRPWLAECTPIYIQYFVKFFIIGVTVLVVAVPEGLPLAVTISLAYSVKKMMKDNNLVRHLDACETMGNATAICSDKTGTLTMNRMTVVQAYVGDTHYRQIPDPEAILPKILDLIVNGVAINSAYTSKILPPEKEGGLPRQVGNKTECALLGFVLDLKQDYQAVRNEVPEEKLYKVYTFNSVRKSMSTVLKNSDSSFRMYSKGASEIILRKCTKILDKNGDPRVFKVKDRDEMVKKVIEPMACHGLRTICLAFRDFPADTEPDWDSENEILSDLTCIAVVGIEDPVRPEVPDAILKCQRAGITVRMVTGDNINTARAIATKCGILLPGEDFLCLEGKEFNRLIRNEKGEVEQEQLDKIWPKLRVLARSSPTDKHTLVKGIIDSTVGDQRQVVAVTGDGTNDGPALKKADVGFAMGIAGTDVAKEASDIILTDDNFTSIVKAVMWGRNVYDSISKFLQFQLTVNVVAVIVAFTGACITQDSPLKAVQMLWVNLIMDTFASLALATEPPSESLLLRKPYGRNKPLISRTMMKNILGHAVYQLTIIFTLLFVGEKLFDIDSGRNAPLHSPPTEHYTIVFNTFVMMQLFNEINARKIHGERNVFEAIYRNPIFCTVVLGTFAAQIIIVEFGGKPFSCSGLTLSQWFWCIFIGVGELLWGQLICTVPTSHLKFLKEAGHGITKEEIPEEELPEDVDEIDHAEMELRRGQILWFRGLNRIQTQMDVVYTFQTGASSLQGALRRQPSIVSQHHDIKVVNAFRSSLYEGLEKPESRSSIHNFMTHPEFILEEDEPRTPFLDSAEDDPETDGLKKRGGGSLGGSSSLNRNNNAVVSDQTEVNFAEPESLFHSLETSV; encoded by the exons ATGACGAACAACGTGGCTGACCACCACCCCGGGAACTCGGTTGCTGAAGGCAACCATGAGGGGGACTTTGGCTGCTCCGTGGTGGAGCTCAGGAATCTCATGGAGCTGCGGAGTGCCGAGGCGGTCACCCGGATTAACGACTCCTACGGCGGTGTGCAGACTGTCTGCAAGAGGCTGAAGACGTCGCCGGTTGAAG GTCTGTCTGGGAACCCGACTgacctggagaagaggaggcaaGTGTTTGGCCAGAACTTCATTCCTCCCAAGAAAGCCAAGACGTTCCTGCAGTTAGTGTGGGAGGCACTCCAGGACGTCACCCTGATCATCTTGGAAATAGCAGCCATAATCTCCCTGGGGCTGTCGTTCTACCATCCCCCAGGTGGTGACAATGAAC TGTGTGGGCAGTCATCGGGTGGCGTGGAGGACGAGGGTGAGGCGCAGGCCGGCTGGATCGAGGGGGCAGCCATCCTGTTTTCAGTCATCATCGTGGTGCTGGTGACTGCCTTCAATGACTGGAGCAAAGAGAAGCAATTCCGTGGCCTCCAGAGCCGTATCGAACAAGAGCAGAAGTTCACAGTGATCCGCAAAGGGCAGGTGATCCAGATTCCTGTGGCAGAGATCGTGGTGGGAGACATTGCACAAATCAAGTACG GTGACCTCTTGCCAGCAGATGGCATCCTGATCCAAGGGAATGACCTGAAAATAGATGAGAGCTCGCTGACTGGAGAGTCTGACCAAGTCAAAAAATCACTTGATAAAGACCCGATGCTGCTGTCAG GTACCCATGTGATGGAGGGCTCTGGGCGGATGGTGGTGACTGCAGTGGGAATCAACTCCCAGACAGGAATCATCTTCACTCTTCTGGGTGCAGGAGAAGGAGATGAGGAAAAGAAGGTGAAGAAAG CTAAAACTCAAGATGGTGTGGCCTTAGAGATCCAACCCCTGAAGAGCCAGGAAGGGGTGGAAaatgaggagaaggagaagaagaaggtGAAGGTGCCCAAGAAGGAGAAGTCTGTGCTCCAAGGGAAGCTGACGCGCCTGGCAGTCCAGATTGGGAAGGCAG GGCTCATCATGTCGGCCATCACGGTGATCATCTTGGTACTGTACTTTGTCATTGACACCTTTGGGGTGCAGCGTCGGCCCTGGCTGGCAGAGTGCACCCCCATCTATATCCAGTACTTCGTCAAGTTCTTCATCATTGGTGTCACCGTGCTGGTGGTGGCTGTGCCTGAAGGCCTCCCGCTGGCAGTCACCATCTCCCTGGCCTACTCGGTGAAG AAAATGATGAAGGACAACAACCTCGTGAGGCACTTGGATGCTTGTGAGACCATGGGTAATGCCACCGCCATCTGCTCAGACAAGACCGGCACACTCACTATGAACCGAATGACTGTGGTGCAGGCCTACGTGGGGGACACCCACTACCGCCAGATCCCTGACCCTGAAGCCATCCTGCCCAAGATCCTGGACCTCATTGTCAATGGTGTTGCCATCAACTCTGCCTACACATCCAAGATCCTG ccACCAGAGAAGGAAGGGGGGCTACCCCGGCAAGTGGGGAACAAGACAGAGTGTGCCTTGCTGGGCTTCGTGCTGGATCTGAAGCAGGATTACCAGGCTGTGCGGAATGAGGTGCCAGAGGAGAAGCTGTACAAGGTCTACACCTTCAATTCGGTGCGCAAGTCCATGAGCACGGTGCTCAAGAATAGCGACAGCAGCTTCCGCATGTACAGCAAGGGAGCCTCTGAGATCATCCTCCGCAA GTGCACTAAGATCCTGGACAAGAATGGTGACCCCCGGGTGTTCAAAGTGAAGGATCGGGATGAGATGGTGAAGAAGGTGATTGAGCCCATGGCATGCCACGGGCTGCGGACCATCTGCCTGGCCTTCCGTGACTTTCCTGCTGACACTGAGCCTGACTGGGACAGTGAAAATGAGATCCTGTCTGACCTGACCTGCATCGCTGTGGTGGGGATAGAGGACCCAGTGCGGCCAGAG GTGCCAGATGCCATCCTGAAGTGCCAGCGTGCGGGCATCACTGTCCGCATGGTGACTGGGGACAACATCAACACTGCCCGTGCCATTGCCACCAAGTGTGGCATCCTGCTGCCCGGAGAGGACTTCCTGTGCCTGGAAGGGAAGGAGTTCAACCGGCTTATCCGCAATGAGAAGGGCGAG GTGGAACAGGAGCAGCTGGACAAGATCTGGCCCAAGCTGCGTGTGCTGGCCCGCTCGTCCCCTACAGATAAGCACACACTCGTCAAAG GAATTATTGACAGCACTGTTGGTGACCAGCGGCAGGTGGTGGCTGTCACCGGGGATGGGACCAATGATGGCCCAGCTCTGAAGAAAGCTGACGTTGGATTTGCTATG GGCATTGCAGGCACTGATGTTGCAAAGGAGGCTTCAGACATCATCCTGACAGATGACAACTTCACCAGCATCGTCAAGGCGGTGATGTGGGGTCGCAATGTCTATGACAGCATCTCCAAGTTCCTGCAGTTCCAGCTGACAGTTAATGTGGTGGCTGTCATTGTGGCTTTCACGGGCGCCTGCATCACGCAG gattctcccctgaaagCCGTGCAGATGCTGTGGGTGAACCTGATCATGGACACCTTTGCCTCCTTAGCCCTGGCAACGGAGCCCCCATCTGAATCCCTGCTGCTCCGCAAGCCGTATGGCCGCAACAAGCCTCTCATCTCCCGGACCATGATGAAGAACATTCTGGGGCACGCTGTGTACCAGCTGACTATCATTTTCACACTGCTTTTTGTGG GGGAGAAGCTGTTTGACATTGACAGTGGCCGGAACGCCCCGTTGCATTCCCCACCCACCGAGCACTACACCATTGTCTTCAACACCTTTGTCATGATGCAATTATTCAATGAGATCAATGCGCGCAAGATCCATGGGGAGAGGAATGTCTTTGAGGCCATCTACCGCAATCCCATCTTCTGTACAGTGGTGCTGGGGACGTTTGCAGCCCAG ATCATCATTGTGGAATTTGGTGGGAAGCCATTCAGCTGCTCTGGGCTCACCCTGAGCCAGTGGTTCTGGTGTATATTTATTGGAGTGGGAGAGCTCCTCTGGGGCCAG CTGATCTGCACAGTCCCTACCAGCCACCTGAAGTTCCTGAAGGAAGCTGGGCACGGCATCACCAAGGAGGAGATTCCAGAGGAAGAGCTGCCAGAGGACGTGGATGAGATCGACCACGCTGAGATGGAGCTGCGACGTGGGCAGATCCTGTGGTTCAGGGGTCTCAACAGGATACAGACACAG ATGGACGTAGTTTACACATTCCAGACCGGCGCCTCCTCTTTGCAGGGAGCCCTCAGGAGACAGCCTTCCATCGTGAGCCAGCACCACGat ATCAAGGTGGTGAATGCGTTCCGTAGCTCCTTGTATGAAGGCCTCGAGAAACCTGAGTCCAGAAGCTCCATCCATAATTTCATGACACACCCGGAGTTCATCCTTGAGGAAGATGAGCCTCGAACACCATTCCTTGACAGCGCTGAAGATGACCCCGAGACCGACGGACTCAAAAAGCGAGGTGGGGGCAGCCTGGGTGGATCTTCATCCCTCAATAGAAATAACAACGCAGTGGTCAGTGATCAAACTGAAGTCAACTTTGCGGAGCCTGAAAGCCTCTTTCACAGCTTGGAGACATCGGTTTGA
- the LOC100549255 gene encoding plasma membrane calcium-transporting ATPase 2 isoform X3, with translation MTNNVADHHPGNSVAEGNHEGDFGCSVVELRNLMELRSAEAVTRINDSYGGVQTVCKRLKTSPVEGLSGNPTDLEKRRQVFGQNFIPPKKAKTFLQLVWEALQDVTLIILEIAAIISLGLSFYHPPGGDNELCGQSSGGVEDEGEAQAGWIEGAAILFSVIIVVLVTAFNDWSKEKQFRGLQSRIEQEQKFTVIRKGQVIQIPVAEIVVGDIAQIKYGDLLPADGILIQGNDLKIDESSLTGESDQVKKSLDKDPMLLSGTHVMEGSGRMVVTAVGINSQTGIIFTLLGAGEGDEEKKVKKGKKTGAPENRNKAKTQDGVALEIQPLKSQEGVENEEKEKKKVKVPKKEKSVLQGKLTRLAVQIGKAGLIMSAITVIILVLYFVIDTFGVQRRPWLAECTPIYIQYFVKFFIIGVTVLVVAVPEGLPLAVTISLAYSVKKMMKDNNLVRHLDACETMGNATAICSDKTGTLTMNRMTVVQAYVGDTHYRQIPDPEAILPKILDLIVNGVAINSAYTSKILPPEKEGGLPRQVGNKTECALLGFVLDLKQDYQAVRNEVPEEKLYKVYTFNSVRKSMSTVLKNSDSSFRMYSKGASEIILRKCTKILDKNGDPRVFKVKDRDEMVKKVIEPMACHGLRTICLAFRDFPADTEPDWDSENEILSDLTCIAVVGIEDPVRPEVPDAILKCQRAGITVRMVTGDNINTARAIATKCGILLPGEDFLCLEGKEFNRLIRNEKGEVEQEQLDKIWPKLRVLARSSPTDKHTLVKGIIDSTVGDQRQVVAVTGDGTNDGPALKKADVGFAMGIAGTDVAKEASDIILTDDNFTSIVKAVMWGRNVYDSISKFLQFQLTVNVVAVIVAFTGACITQDSPLKAVQMLWVNLIMDTFASLALATEPPSESLLLRKPYGRNKPLISRTMMKNILGHAVYQLTIIFTLLFVGEKLFDIDSGRNAPLHSPPTEHYTIVFNTFVMMQLFNEINARKIHGERNVFEAIYRNPIFCTVVLGTFAAQIIIVEFGGKPFSCSGLTLSQWFWCIFIGVGELLWGQLICTVPTSHLKFLKEAGHGITKEEIPEEELPEDVDEIDHAEMELRRGQILWFRGLNRIQTQMDVVYTFQTGASSLQGALRRQPSIVSQHHDVKNVSSPTHVALSSVNSTPTTSAVAAAASPPAGTSEARKSVDSPSHTLCLIWSMLALLVHHRSLILTYLSVPWW, from the exons ATGACGAACAACGTGGCTGACCACCACCCCGGGAACTCGGTTGCTGAAGGCAACCATGAGGGGGACTTTGGCTGCTCCGTGGTGGAGCTCAGGAATCTCATGGAGCTGCGGAGTGCCGAGGCGGTCACCCGGATTAACGACTCCTACGGCGGTGTGCAGACTGTCTGCAAGAGGCTGAAGACGTCGCCGGTTGAAG GTCTGTCTGGGAACCCGACTgacctggagaagaggaggcaaGTGTTTGGCCAGAACTTCATTCCTCCCAAGAAAGCCAAGACGTTCCTGCAGTTAGTGTGGGAGGCACTCCAGGACGTCACCCTGATCATCTTGGAAATAGCAGCCATAATCTCCCTGGGGCTGTCGTTCTACCATCCCCCAGGTGGTGACAATGAAC TGTGTGGGCAGTCATCGGGTGGCGTGGAGGACGAGGGTGAGGCGCAGGCCGGCTGGATCGAGGGGGCAGCCATCCTGTTTTCAGTCATCATCGTGGTGCTGGTGACTGCCTTCAATGACTGGAGCAAAGAGAAGCAATTCCGTGGCCTCCAGAGCCGTATCGAACAAGAGCAGAAGTTCACAGTGATCCGCAAAGGGCAGGTGATCCAGATTCCTGTGGCAGAGATCGTGGTGGGAGACATTGCACAAATCAAGTACG GTGACCTCTTGCCAGCAGATGGCATCCTGATCCAAGGGAATGACCTGAAAATAGATGAGAGCTCGCTGACTGGAGAGTCTGACCAAGTCAAAAAATCACTTGATAAAGACCCGATGCTGCTGTCAG GTACCCATGTGATGGAGGGCTCTGGGCGGATGGTGGTGACTGCAGTGGGAATCAACTCCCAGACAGGAATCATCTTCACTCTTCTGGGTGCAGGAGAAGGAGATGAGGAAAAGAAGGTGAAGAAAG GTAAAAAAACCGGAGCCCCTGAAAATCGCAACAAAG CTAAAACTCAAGATGGTGTGGCCTTAGAGATCCAACCCCTGAAGAGCCAGGAAGGGGTGGAAaatgaggagaaggagaagaagaaggtGAAGGTGCCCAAGAAGGAGAAGTCTGTGCTCCAAGGGAAGCTGACGCGCCTGGCAGTCCAGATTGGGAAGGCAG GGCTCATCATGTCGGCCATCACGGTGATCATCTTGGTACTGTACTTTGTCATTGACACCTTTGGGGTGCAGCGTCGGCCCTGGCTGGCAGAGTGCACCCCCATCTATATCCAGTACTTCGTCAAGTTCTTCATCATTGGTGTCACCGTGCTGGTGGTGGCTGTGCCTGAAGGCCTCCCGCTGGCAGTCACCATCTCCCTGGCCTACTCGGTGAAG AAAATGATGAAGGACAACAACCTCGTGAGGCACTTGGATGCTTGTGAGACCATGGGTAATGCCACCGCCATCTGCTCAGACAAGACCGGCACACTCACTATGAACCGAATGACTGTGGTGCAGGCCTACGTGGGGGACACCCACTACCGCCAGATCCCTGACCCTGAAGCCATCCTGCCCAAGATCCTGGACCTCATTGTCAATGGTGTTGCCATCAACTCTGCCTACACATCCAAGATCCTG ccACCAGAGAAGGAAGGGGGGCTACCCCGGCAAGTGGGGAACAAGACAGAGTGTGCCTTGCTGGGCTTCGTGCTGGATCTGAAGCAGGATTACCAGGCTGTGCGGAATGAGGTGCCAGAGGAGAAGCTGTACAAGGTCTACACCTTCAATTCGGTGCGCAAGTCCATGAGCACGGTGCTCAAGAATAGCGACAGCAGCTTCCGCATGTACAGCAAGGGAGCCTCTGAGATCATCCTCCGCAA GTGCACTAAGATCCTGGACAAGAATGGTGACCCCCGGGTGTTCAAAGTGAAGGATCGGGATGAGATGGTGAAGAAGGTGATTGAGCCCATGGCATGCCACGGGCTGCGGACCATCTGCCTGGCCTTCCGTGACTTTCCTGCTGACACTGAGCCTGACTGGGACAGTGAAAATGAGATCCTGTCTGACCTGACCTGCATCGCTGTGGTGGGGATAGAGGACCCAGTGCGGCCAGAG GTGCCAGATGCCATCCTGAAGTGCCAGCGTGCGGGCATCACTGTCCGCATGGTGACTGGGGACAACATCAACACTGCCCGTGCCATTGCCACCAAGTGTGGCATCCTGCTGCCCGGAGAGGACTTCCTGTGCCTGGAAGGGAAGGAGTTCAACCGGCTTATCCGCAATGAGAAGGGCGAG GTGGAACAGGAGCAGCTGGACAAGATCTGGCCCAAGCTGCGTGTGCTGGCCCGCTCGTCCCCTACAGATAAGCACACACTCGTCAAAG GAATTATTGACAGCACTGTTGGTGACCAGCGGCAGGTGGTGGCTGTCACCGGGGATGGGACCAATGATGGCCCAGCTCTGAAGAAAGCTGACGTTGGATTTGCTATG GGCATTGCAGGCACTGATGTTGCAAAGGAGGCTTCAGACATCATCCTGACAGATGACAACTTCACCAGCATCGTCAAGGCGGTGATGTGGGGTCGCAATGTCTATGACAGCATCTCCAAGTTCCTGCAGTTCCAGCTGACAGTTAATGTGGTGGCTGTCATTGTGGCTTTCACGGGCGCCTGCATCACGCAG gattctcccctgaaagCCGTGCAGATGCTGTGGGTGAACCTGATCATGGACACCTTTGCCTCCTTAGCCCTGGCAACGGAGCCCCCATCTGAATCCCTGCTGCTCCGCAAGCCGTATGGCCGCAACAAGCCTCTCATCTCCCGGACCATGATGAAGAACATTCTGGGGCACGCTGTGTACCAGCTGACTATCATTTTCACACTGCTTTTTGTGG GGGAGAAGCTGTTTGACATTGACAGTGGCCGGAACGCCCCGTTGCATTCCCCACCCACCGAGCACTACACCATTGTCTTCAACACCTTTGTCATGATGCAATTATTCAATGAGATCAATGCGCGCAAGATCCATGGGGAGAGGAATGTCTTTGAGGCCATCTACCGCAATCCCATCTTCTGTACAGTGGTGCTGGGGACGTTTGCAGCCCAG ATCATCATTGTGGAATTTGGTGGGAAGCCATTCAGCTGCTCTGGGCTCACCCTGAGCCAGTGGTTCTGGTGTATATTTATTGGAGTGGGAGAGCTCCTCTGGGGCCAG CTGATCTGCACAGTCCCTACCAGCCACCTGAAGTTCCTGAAGGAAGCTGGGCACGGCATCACCAAGGAGGAGATTCCAGAGGAAGAGCTGCCAGAGGACGTGGATGAGATCGACCACGCTGAGATGGAGCTGCGACGTGGGCAGATCCTGTGGTTCAGGGGTCTCAACAGGATACAGACACAG ATGGACGTAGTTTACACATTCCAGACCGGCGCCTCCTCTTTGCAGGGAGCCCTCAGGAGACAGCCTTCCATCGTGAGCCAGCACCACGatgtaaaaaatgtttctagCCCAACCCATGTAGCTCTTTCCTCCGTCAATTCCACTCCCACCACTTCcgctgttgctgctgctgcatctcctCCTGCGGGCA CTTCTGAAGCAAGAAAGTCAGTTGACTCCCCATCACACACCTTGTGCCTGATCTGGTCCATGTTGGCCCTCCTAGTTCACCATAGATCTCTCATATTGACTTACCTGTCTGTTCCGTGGTGGTGA
- the LOC100549255 gene encoding plasma membrane calcium-transporting ATPase 2 isoform X5, which yields MTNNVADHHPGNSVAEGNHEGDFGCSVVELRNLMELRSAEAVTRINDSYGGVQTVCKRLKTSPVEGLSGNPTDLEKRRQVFGQNFIPPKKAKTFLQLVWEALQDVTLIILEIAAIISLGLSFYHPPGGDNELCGQSSGGVEDEGEAQAGWIEGAAILFSVIIVVLVTAFNDWSKEKQFRGLQSRIEQEQKFTVIRKGQVIQIPVAEIVVGDIAQIKYGDLLPADGILIQGNDLKIDESSLTGESDQVKKSLDKDPMLLSGTHVMEGSGRMVVTAVGINSQTGIIFTLLGAGEGDEEKKVKKAKTQDGVALEIQPLKSQEGVENEEKEKKKVKVPKKEKSVLQGKLTRLAVQIGKAGLIMSAITVIILVLYFVIDTFGVQRRPWLAECTPIYIQYFVKFFIIGVTVLVVAVPEGLPLAVTISLAYSVKKMMKDNNLVRHLDACETMGNATAICSDKTGTLTMNRMTVVQAYVGDTHYRQIPDPEAILPKILDLIVNGVAINSAYTSKILPPEKEGGLPRQVGNKTECALLGFVLDLKQDYQAVRNEVPEEKLYKVYTFNSVRKSMSTVLKNSDSSFRMYSKGASEIILRKCTKILDKNGDPRVFKVKDRDEMVKKVIEPMACHGLRTICLAFRDFPADTEPDWDSENEILSDLTCIAVVGIEDPVRPEVPDAILKCQRAGITVRMVTGDNINTARAIATKCGILLPGEDFLCLEGKEFNRLIRNEKGEVEQEQLDKIWPKLRVLARSSPTDKHTLVKGIIDSTVGDQRQVVAVTGDGTNDGPALKKADVGFAMGIAGTDVAKEASDIILTDDNFTSIVKAVMWGRNVYDSISKFLQFQLTVNVVAVIVAFTGACITQDSPLKAVQMLWVNLIMDTFASLALATEPPSESLLLRKPYGRNKPLISRTMMKNILGHAVYQLTIIFTLLFVGEKLFDIDSGRNAPLHSPPTEHYTIVFNTFVMMQLFNEINARKIHGERNVFEAIYRNPIFCTVVLGTFAAQIIIVEFGGKPFSCSGLTLSQWFWCIFIGVGELLWGQLICTVPTSHLKFLKEAGHGITKEEIPEEELPEDVDEIDHAEMELRRGQILWFRGLNRIQTQMDVVYTFQTGASSLQGALRRQPSIVSQHHDVKNVSSPTHVALSSVNSTPTTSAVAAAASPPAGTSEARKSVDSPSHTLCLIWSMLALLVHHRSLILTYLSVPWW from the exons ATGACGAACAACGTGGCTGACCACCACCCCGGGAACTCGGTTGCTGAAGGCAACCATGAGGGGGACTTTGGCTGCTCCGTGGTGGAGCTCAGGAATCTCATGGAGCTGCGGAGTGCCGAGGCGGTCACCCGGATTAACGACTCCTACGGCGGTGTGCAGACTGTCTGCAAGAGGCTGAAGACGTCGCCGGTTGAAG GTCTGTCTGGGAACCCGACTgacctggagaagaggaggcaaGTGTTTGGCCAGAACTTCATTCCTCCCAAGAAAGCCAAGACGTTCCTGCAGTTAGTGTGGGAGGCACTCCAGGACGTCACCCTGATCATCTTGGAAATAGCAGCCATAATCTCCCTGGGGCTGTCGTTCTACCATCCCCCAGGTGGTGACAATGAAC TGTGTGGGCAGTCATCGGGTGGCGTGGAGGACGAGGGTGAGGCGCAGGCCGGCTGGATCGAGGGGGCAGCCATCCTGTTTTCAGTCATCATCGTGGTGCTGGTGACTGCCTTCAATGACTGGAGCAAAGAGAAGCAATTCCGTGGCCTCCAGAGCCGTATCGAACAAGAGCAGAAGTTCACAGTGATCCGCAAAGGGCAGGTGATCCAGATTCCTGTGGCAGAGATCGTGGTGGGAGACATTGCACAAATCAAGTACG GTGACCTCTTGCCAGCAGATGGCATCCTGATCCAAGGGAATGACCTGAAAATAGATGAGAGCTCGCTGACTGGAGAGTCTGACCAAGTCAAAAAATCACTTGATAAAGACCCGATGCTGCTGTCAG GTACCCATGTGATGGAGGGCTCTGGGCGGATGGTGGTGACTGCAGTGGGAATCAACTCCCAGACAGGAATCATCTTCACTCTTCTGGGTGCAGGAGAAGGAGATGAGGAAAAGAAGGTGAAGAAAG CTAAAACTCAAGATGGTGTGGCCTTAGAGATCCAACCCCTGAAGAGCCAGGAAGGGGTGGAAaatgaggagaaggagaagaagaaggtGAAGGTGCCCAAGAAGGAGAAGTCTGTGCTCCAAGGGAAGCTGACGCGCCTGGCAGTCCAGATTGGGAAGGCAG GGCTCATCATGTCGGCCATCACGGTGATCATCTTGGTACTGTACTTTGTCATTGACACCTTTGGGGTGCAGCGTCGGCCCTGGCTGGCAGAGTGCACCCCCATCTATATCCAGTACTTCGTCAAGTTCTTCATCATTGGTGTCACCGTGCTGGTGGTGGCTGTGCCTGAAGGCCTCCCGCTGGCAGTCACCATCTCCCTGGCCTACTCGGTGAAG AAAATGATGAAGGACAACAACCTCGTGAGGCACTTGGATGCTTGTGAGACCATGGGTAATGCCACCGCCATCTGCTCAGACAAGACCGGCACACTCACTATGAACCGAATGACTGTGGTGCAGGCCTACGTGGGGGACACCCACTACCGCCAGATCCCTGACCCTGAAGCCATCCTGCCCAAGATCCTGGACCTCATTGTCAATGGTGTTGCCATCAACTCTGCCTACACATCCAAGATCCTG ccACCAGAGAAGGAAGGGGGGCTACCCCGGCAAGTGGGGAACAAGACAGAGTGTGCCTTGCTGGGCTTCGTGCTGGATCTGAAGCAGGATTACCAGGCTGTGCGGAATGAGGTGCCAGAGGAGAAGCTGTACAAGGTCTACACCTTCAATTCGGTGCGCAAGTCCATGAGCACGGTGCTCAAGAATAGCGACAGCAGCTTCCGCATGTACAGCAAGGGAGCCTCTGAGATCATCCTCCGCAA GTGCACTAAGATCCTGGACAAGAATGGTGACCCCCGGGTGTTCAAAGTGAAGGATCGGGATGAGATGGTGAAGAAGGTGATTGAGCCCATGGCATGCCACGGGCTGCGGACCATCTGCCTGGCCTTCCGTGACTTTCCTGCTGACACTGAGCCTGACTGGGACAGTGAAAATGAGATCCTGTCTGACCTGACCTGCATCGCTGTGGTGGGGATAGAGGACCCAGTGCGGCCAGAG GTGCCAGATGCCATCCTGAAGTGCCAGCGTGCGGGCATCACTGTCCGCATGGTGACTGGGGACAACATCAACACTGCCCGTGCCATTGCCACCAAGTGTGGCATCCTGCTGCCCGGAGAGGACTTCCTGTGCCTGGAAGGGAAGGAGTTCAACCGGCTTATCCGCAATGAGAAGGGCGAG GTGGAACAGGAGCAGCTGGACAAGATCTGGCCCAAGCTGCGTGTGCTGGCCCGCTCGTCCCCTACAGATAAGCACACACTCGTCAAAG GAATTATTGACAGCACTGTTGGTGACCAGCGGCAGGTGGTGGCTGTCACCGGGGATGGGACCAATGATGGCCCAGCTCTGAAGAAAGCTGACGTTGGATTTGCTATG GGCATTGCAGGCACTGATGTTGCAAAGGAGGCTTCAGACATCATCCTGACAGATGACAACTTCACCAGCATCGTCAAGGCGGTGATGTGGGGTCGCAATGTCTATGACAGCATCTCCAAGTTCCTGCAGTTCCAGCTGACAGTTAATGTGGTGGCTGTCATTGTGGCTTTCACGGGCGCCTGCATCACGCAG gattctcccctgaaagCCGTGCAGATGCTGTGGGTGAACCTGATCATGGACACCTTTGCCTCCTTAGCCCTGGCAACGGAGCCCCCATCTGAATCCCTGCTGCTCCGCAAGCCGTATGGCCGCAACAAGCCTCTCATCTCCCGGACCATGATGAAGAACATTCTGGGGCACGCTGTGTACCAGCTGACTATCATTTTCACACTGCTTTTTGTGG GGGAGAAGCTGTTTGACATTGACAGTGGCCGGAACGCCCCGTTGCATTCCCCACCCACCGAGCACTACACCATTGTCTTCAACACCTTTGTCATGATGCAATTATTCAATGAGATCAATGCGCGCAAGATCCATGGGGAGAGGAATGTCTTTGAGGCCATCTACCGCAATCCCATCTTCTGTACAGTGGTGCTGGGGACGTTTGCAGCCCAG ATCATCATTGTGGAATTTGGTGGGAAGCCATTCAGCTGCTCTGGGCTCACCCTGAGCCAGTGGTTCTGGTGTATATTTATTGGAGTGGGAGAGCTCCTCTGGGGCCAG CTGATCTGCACAGTCCCTACCAGCCACCTGAAGTTCCTGAAGGAAGCTGGGCACGGCATCACCAAGGAGGAGATTCCAGAGGAAGAGCTGCCAGAGGACGTGGATGAGATCGACCACGCTGAGATGGAGCTGCGACGTGGGCAGATCCTGTGGTTCAGGGGTCTCAACAGGATACAGACACAG ATGGACGTAGTTTACACATTCCAGACCGGCGCCTCCTCTTTGCAGGGAGCCCTCAGGAGACAGCCTTCCATCGTGAGCCAGCACCACGatgtaaaaaatgtttctagCCCAACCCATGTAGCTCTTTCCTCCGTCAATTCCACTCCCACCACTTCcgctgttgctgctgctgcatctcctCCTGCGGGCA CTTCTGAAGCAAGAAAGTCAGTTGACTCCCCATCACACACCTTGTGCCTGATCTGGTCCATGTTGGCCCTCCTAGTTCACCATAGATCTCTCATATTGACTTACCTGTCTGTTCCGTGGTGGTGA